Proteins from one Cyprinus carpio isolate SPL01 chromosome B15, ASM1834038v1, whole genome shotgun sequence genomic window:
- the aldh3a1 gene encoding aldehyde dehydrogenase family 3 member A2, whose protein sequence is MEKQVVDGLREVFQSGRSRPLQYRKQQLGALHRLITEHQEDIEQALKQDLNRNTYNTSLFELISIENDIKLAESEMADWAAPRPVKKNLNSALDDVYIKPEPLGVVLIIGTWNYPWAMILQPLVGAIAAGNAAVLKPSELSEHSARLMKELLPLYLDKEMYQVVTGGVPETQELLRQRFDHIFYTGSSAVGKLVMEAAARHLTPVTLELGGKSPCYVDKNCDIAVACRRITWGKFANCGQTCIAPDYILCEPSIQDRIVEEIQKTLLEFYQTDPKSSPDYCRIINTRHFDRVLALMNECTIALGGESDRSQCYIAPTVLKDVLPHFKIMQEEIFGPLLPIVTVNGLSEAIQFINAREKPLALYVFSSDKTVIKRMLAETSSGGVTVNDVLMHYTVDTLPFGGVGNSGMGRYHGKHTFDQLSHHRACLIKSFAMEGLNDARYPPLTAARLRKAKFFMQHRLCSCSGICVWAVIANLLAIGLLVALIVVLNVNILV, encoded by the exons ATGGAGAAGCAGGTTGTGGATGGGTTGAGGGAAGTCTTCCAGTCAGGCAGGTCCAGACCGCTGCAGTACAGAAAACAGCAGCTCGGAGCCCTGCACCGCCTCATCACTGAACACCAAGAAGACATCGAGCAAGCTCTAAAACAAGACCTCAACAGG AATACATATAACACTTCACTCTTTGAGCTGATCAGCATCGAGAATGACATCAAGCTGGCGGAAAGCGAGATGGCAGACTGGGCAGCTCCTCGGCCTGTGAAGAAGAATCTCAACAGCGCACTGGACGATGTTTACATAAAGCCTGAACCTTTGGGCGTTGTGCTGATAATTGGAACCTGGAACTACCCTTGGGCCATGATCCTGCAGCCCCTGGTTGGAGCTATTGCAGCTG GCAACGCAGCTGTGTTGAAACCCTCGGAGCTGAGTGAGCACTCTGCTAGACTTATGAAAGAACTGCTTCCTCTATATCTAGATAAG GAGATGTATCAAGTGGTGACAGGAGGGGTTCCAGAGACCCAGGAGCTGCTGAGGCAGCGTTTCGACCACATCTTCTACACCGGGAGCAGCGCGGTGGGGAAACTGGTGATGGAAGCAGCAGCTCGTCATCTCACACCAGTGACTTTAGAACTGGGTGGAAAAAGCCCCTGTTATGTTGACAAGAACTGTGACATTGCTGTGGCATGCCG ACGAATAACCTGGGGGAAGTTTGCAAACTGTGGCCAGACATGCATTGCCCCTGACTACATTCTGTGTGAGCCAAGCATCCAGGACAGGATAGTTGAAGAGATTCAAAAAACACTACtg GAGTTCTACCAAACGGACCCTAAAAGCTCTCCAGATTATTGCCGAATCATTAATACACGTCACTTTGACAGAGTATTGGCTCTAATGAATGAATGCACTATTGCTCTTGGAGGAGAGAGTGATCGCTCACAATGTTACATAG CTCCTACGGTTCTGAAGGATGTTTTACCCCATTTCAAAATCATGCAAGAAGAAATCTTTGGACCACTGCTGCCAATCGTCACTGTTAATGGCTTGAGTGAGGCCATACAGTTTATCAATGCAAGAGAAAAGCCATTGGCGCTCTATGTGTTTTCATCTGATAAAACG gtGATTAAGCGAATGTTGGCTGAAACCAGCAGTGGAGGAGTGACTGTTAATGATGTCTTGATGCATTACACTGTCGATACCTTACCTTTTGGAGGTGTAG GAAACAGTGGAATGGGCAGATATCATGGGAAACACACGTTTGACCAGCTGAGTCACCATCGTGCCTGTCTCATCAAGTCTTTTGCTATGGAGGGTTTGAATGACGCACGTTACCCTCCACTAACAGCAGCCCGATTGCGCAAGGCCAAGTTTTTCATGCAGCATCGCTTGTGCAGCTGCAGTGGCATATGTGTGTGGGCTGTCATCGCAAACCTATTGGCAATTGGTCTGCTTGTTGCCTTAATAGTTGTGCTGAATGTGAACatattggtataa
- the aldh3a2a gene encoding aldehyde dehydrogenase family 3 member A2a, with the protein MSREQQAVQQARKAFLTGRSKPLDYRIKQLQNLKQFIKEKTTDIANAMRKDLHKTANATQLFEILGLEGEINLAVSKLAEWAAPRPVNKNLLTIADDVYIQPEPLGVVLIIGAWNYPIAVTLQPLVGAIAAGNAAVVKPSEVSSHTAKVLELLPLYLDPEMYQVVTGGVPETQELLRQRFDHIFYTGSSAVGKLVMEAAAHHLTPVTLELGGKSPCYIDKNCDIRIACRRITWGKYMNCGQTCIAPDYILCESSIQDKVINEIQKCIQEFYTNDPKSFADYGRIINQRHFKRIMALTEDSTVAIGGDSDESEFYIAPTVLRDVTPGSKVMQEEIFGPILPIVIVNDLKEAIQFINEREKPLALYVFSSSKKVIKQMISETSSGALVANDCLVHFTISDLPFGGVGNSGTGRYHGKYSFDQLSHLRSCLIKKLNMEGVNQMCYPPHTTEKLRWACVFLLKQVNLVRWRQMAQVATLAALTAFVVQRFLRR; encoded by the exons ATGTCTCGGGAGCAGCAGGCTGTTCAGCAGGCCAGGAAGGCTTTCTTGACTGGAAGATCTAAACCACTGGACTACAGAATTAAACAACTTCAAAACTTAAAGCAATTCATTAAAGAGAAAACAACAGACATTGCCAATGCCATGAGAAAAGACCTCCATAAG ACTGCAAACGCAACACAGCTGTTTGAGATCCTTGGCTTGGAGGGAGAAATCAATCTGGCTGTCAGCAAGCTGGCTGAGTGGGCAGCTCCTCGTCCTGTGAATAAAAACCTTCTCACCATTGCAGATGATGTGTACATACAGCCAGAGCCTCTTGGTGTTGTGCTTATCATTGGAGCATGGAACTATCCAATAGCAGTTACCCTGCAGCCCCTTGTGGGTGCCATTGCTGCAG gtaatgcTGCAGTTGTGAAACCTTCAGAAGTGAGCTCTCACACAGCCAAAGTTTTGGAGCTCCTGCCTCTCTACCTGGACCCT GAGATGTATCAAGTGGTGACAGGAGGGGTTCCAGAGACCCAGGAGCTGCTGAGGCAGCGTTTCGACCACATCTTCTACACCGGGAGCAGCGCGGTGGGGAAACTGGTGATGGAAGCAGCAGCTCATCATCTCACACCAGTTACTTTAGAACTGGGTGGAAAAAGCCCTTGTTATATTGACAAAAACTGTGACATCAGAATTGCCTGCCG CCGCATCACTTGGGGGAAGTATATGAACTGCGGCCAGACCTGCATTGCACCTGATTACATCCTCTGTGAATCCAGCATCCAAGACAAAGTGATTAATGAGATCCAGAAATGTATCCAG GAGTTTTATACGAATGACCCCAAGAGCTTTGCAGACTATGGACGAATTATTAACCAGCGGCATTTTAAGAGGATAATGGCACTTACAGAGGACAGCACAGTGGCTATTGGAGGAGACAGTGATGAATCAGAGTTTTATATTG CTCCTACTGTTTTGAGGGATGTGACTCCAGGATCTAAAGTGATGCAGGAAGAGATCTTTGGGCCAATTCTACCCATTGTAATTGTTAATGACTTAAAAGAAGCAATTCAGTTCATCAACGAACGAGAAAAGCCTCTGGCACTCTACGTTTTCTCTTCCAGTAAAAAG GTCATTAAACAGATGATATCAGAGACATCTAGTGGAGCGCTTGTAGCCAATGACTGTCTGGTGCATTTCACCATAAGTGATTTGCCTTTTGGTGGGGTTG GGAATAGTGGAACTGGTCGCTACCATGGCAAATACAGTTTCGATCAGCTAAGTCACCTTCGCAGCTGTCTTATTAAGAAGCTGAACATGGAGGGAGTGAATCAGATGTGCTACCCACCCCATACAACAGAGAAGTTACGATGGGCCTGTGTTTTTCTCTTGAAGCAAGTTAATCTGGTTCGGTGGCGTCAGATGGCACAGGTTGCTACGCTTGCTGCACTGACAGCCTTTGTGGTGCAG AGGTTTTTGCGACGATAA